A stretch of the Lolium perenne isolate Kyuss_39 chromosome 3, Kyuss_2.0, whole genome shotgun sequence genome encodes the following:
- the LOC127339205 gene encoding uncharacterized protein, with the protein MAPRRRPARSSTGFRGVQVQPAGYFAAEIRAAGQRSWLGTFNSPEEAARAYDASAWLLGRPRQDMNFPEIHTRADAEMLSPPPRIVTQAEQRRYERALLHISIAEADEHAMAEWRRLHPEDVEYEENFWAQKKATEIAAKEERRAAREDKRRRKAFSEEQHRRSKANLPTIPDEDDHWFDIFLSTEEDTDSDSDLSEWN; encoded by the coding sequence ATggctccgcgccgccgccccgcccGCAGCTCGACGGGCTTCCGCGGAGTCCAGGTGCAGCCAGCTGGCTATTTTGCGGCGGAGATCCGCGCCGCTGGTCAGCGCAGCTGGCTCGGCACCTTCAACTCACCGGAGGAAGCCGCACGTGCCTACGATGCCTCCGCGTGGCTGCTCGGCCGGCCACGACAGGACATGAACTTCCCCGAGATCCATACGCGTGCCGACGCGGAGATGCTGTCCCCGCCGCCGCGGATTGTGACGCAGGCGGAGCAGAGGCGTTACGAAAGGGCACTGTTGCATATCTCCATTGCGGAGGCAGATGAGCACGCCATGGCCGAGTGGAGAAGGCTTCATCCCGAGGATGTTGAGTACGAGGAGAACTTCTGGGCGCAGAAAAAGGCGACGGAGATTGCGGCGAAGGAGGAGAGGAGGGCGGCAAGGGAAGACAAGAGGAGGAGGAAAGCTTTCTCAGAGGAGCAGCACAGGAGGTCGAAGGCGAACCTGCCGACCATTCCTGATGAGGACGACCATTGGTTTGACATTTTCCTGTCGACAGAGGAGGACACAGATAGCGATAGCGACCTGTCCGAATGGAATTAG